The Hypanus sabinus isolate sHypSab1 unplaced genomic scaffold, sHypSab1.hap1 scaffold_62, whole genome shotgun sequence DNA window taccatccacacagatcgatacattacaacggtacatcgagctgatatacgataaaacaataactgtaacaaagcattattgctgcagagaaagtgcagtgcagatagacatatggtgcagggtcacgtcgagttacattgtgaggtcgagtccattttatcattcatttggcttataactgcagacaggaagccatccttcagcTTGGTGTTACACaatttaaggcttttgtatctcttccccgatgggggagcgggtttgcagcgagaatgtccaggttatgaggttctttgagtgcatggcctgcttttccaagggaggggaagtgtagggagagtccatacgaaggcgtgaagtatcgacatggagctcagagacctcggccttcaccctgccttgtgtagctggatcctggacttcctgtcagatcgccggcaggtggtaagagtgggctccatctcctctgtctctctgaccctcagcacacataacccacagggttgtctctttggccctctcctttactctctgtgcacccatgacttgtgttgccacccacagctccaacctgctaatgaaattggctgacagcactacattgattggcctaacctcaaataatacctttcaatcgatcaaatgcctcccgacaaggttcagtccaaacatacttttcacgcttcttcaggagattagtcagaggaagagcgatagcagcaaagttcttacagaacttacgataatatccatccattcccagaaaccttctaagagccttctcagcagtcagaataggaacttgagaaattgtctggacttttgcccgaacaggagccaacttgctttgaccaacaacatagccaagacaggtcacagtggcatggccaaattcactcttagctaactgtaaggttgtcctgggaaagcctgtcaaacggcTTTTCGACTGCAGTGATATGCTTttcccaagtgccactccctgtggctaagtcatcaatataggcatctgtatgttctaaccctcgaattagagaatcaatcattctctggaatgatcctggaccatttttccttccaaaagagaaaacattgtattcacagaacccagaaggtgtcacaaatgcagaaatttctctacctctgtccgtcaatgaaACACACCAATACTCTTTCAACAGaacaatctttgtaagaaatttagcttttccaaccttaaTGATGCAATCATCCTCCCTAGGGATAGGAGAGGAATCTGTTTGTTACTGAATTTACCTTCCCATAATCAGTGCAATATCTAACACCACCATCAGGATAAGGCACAATAacgcagggtgagctccaatctgatgctgaaggactcaTAATACCAttttcagcatatattcaattccttgctcagccaatttaacATTTTTCAACGTTCAtacaatatgggtgttgtttaatcggtttggcttgaccaatatctacatcatgtactgcgaccgtggtttgcttgggaacatcgggaaataaatctttaaacatcaggcttacttccttcagctgttgttgttgccttggctgcagatgagccgacTTGTtaacaatgttttctggaacaactgagttcattagcctatctgggaccatgtttggcttgtgaaaagtctcagacaagtcaattgtttcattctcagggttgccagattcatatgatttgacaacaacactcacagatggagcctgcttgtcaaaataagcctttatcatatttatgtgcaccacctgtgttagtttacgttggtcaggtgttttaatagcattattcagatcattaatttgagagactatttcatgcgGTCTATTGAACTTAGCCTGAAGTGGATTCATCAATATTGGAGATAAAGCAAGCACTTTATCCCcaacctggtattttctttccaaagccaacttatcaaaccaacacttcattttgttttgagaaatctttaagttttgtctcactgGACTACAGACTTGTAGTTTATTCTTGAACTTCTACACAATGTCTAACAAGTTAagatgtacatccccatcaatccactgttcctttaacaaggacaAAGGACCCCtcactataaattttaaaaagggttcaccgaatgcaggtatagggCAGAGTGAGGCCACTAGCGTGACCTGAttcggtttacccacaacttgacaagtgtgacagattctgcaaaaggtcacaacatctttcctcaaattaggccagtagaattatttcataactgtttacagttttattcactccaaaatgtcgaccTGATGGCATACTgcaggccaaagttaaaatttcagccatataactttaggaactacaacttggtgaacaattgcccattcctcactcgctggtatagcaggtggcctccacttcctcattgacactccatccttgagataataccctgctggcactttcttaatctcatcatctgagaaagttgtttcttttaaagcttcaatctcagggtctcggttctgttctgctataaactccttcctacaCAGGGATacatctttctcatcagacttacgacctgaatcctgttgaaacaatgaaggcagaaattccctgacatcataacctgaatcccgattttggctatcatgggtatcagaatcatgctgcacagaaccgtctgcaTCGGCAGACTtcttagccatacttcgagttcctgcgcaggaaggataaatgtttaaatccatctgtgggtcgtcagcggttgtcttagttgtcaatagcactgcaggaacaattttaggtcattccctaacagcaaaccaACATCTTCCAATGGTAAAATGGAGCATAATCCGATTTTAACAGGTCCCAAAACCAACCCTGACAGTAAAGTTACCTTGTACAACGGCACAGAAACCATGCCACCCCCAGTGCCTtcaataagatttacctcaccagtgttaagtctcatcaccaaactttagaacgctggctaatataagtgactgagaatcgcCAGTAActtgaagaattttcactggttcTTGGGTtcacccttcctttactaatacaaacccatttgacataaaatgatcaaaaGCCTTCTTAATTCGGTCAGAACTCTCAGTCcataactgagcctcaacagaatgttcagaaccctgtgggttgatAGGTGCTTCAACAGACTGATCACAGGTATTCGGGACTGacaccttttcctttttcttcttcaggacagaacaattagccatcatatgaccagctttcttacaatagtaacaagcaagaccagaatatttctctttcaactgcttcccttcatccttacactTGTCACTAGTTCCAGCTATAATTTCGCGTTTACCCTGGTGacccctgctactcttttggaagctcttattctgggtaaacttaaccttatgagttaaagcaaactcatctgctaatctagcagactcctgcaaagtggcagcatccttttcatctaaatatgtttttatgtcatcagggacacactttttgaattcttcaattaaaactaactctttcaagctattaaaatcatcatatatttatcatcatcatatatatcatcatatatgtgcaccagcgatcaaaacacacagacttctcataagcaaattacatatgtccggttcacagatttccacaaatttctaaacttttgcctgtatgattctgggaccaactcgtaagctttgagcacagcctgtttcactatgtcacaatcagctgcttcatcaactgtcaaagcagaataggcttgctgagcctccccctttgtaagagaaccaaccctcttttggccactttaaattctaagcaaccttctcaaaatgctgtaagtatttatcaacctctttctgatcaaatggaggtaccaatttaatttcctgactggcCTCAAACTCATCACCAGAGTCTAacgctagacccctttgctgcaaccactgtatcttttccagctcgaatagcctctgtctttctgcttcctctctgtttttctgcctcctctctgattttctgcctctcttgcctcaaattgcctctgcctttccgcagcctccatctttaatttttctaacttgtcctggagctcaagctcactaggtttacttCCAGGAAACacgtccaactcctccactttaaacacaccctcagatacataatgttcagctattacccTCTGCATCTgttccctcctcattgtcaatttcaacatagcaagttttaaccttctagcaagactcaacaactcaatccatctggcatcctctaatgcctcagaggttcctgcttccaaacaataatcagcatccgctgctgattttctacacacaaatatatcaaaagggacttccccaatgaaatcgataattaatgactacgcccccatagctgttcatatcccagatgcaggccccaattttgttatgaatcgtAAAGCTTTAGAAACGAATCAGCaccaatagactacacctggaacaacacacacaaaatactggtggaacacagcaggccaggcagcatctataaggagaagcatagtcgacgtttcaggccgagacccttcatcaggactgcctgagactgcctgacaaagggtctcggcctgaaacgttgacagtgcttctccttatagatgctccctggcctgctgtgctccaccagcattttgtgtgtgtttgacttccaagcatctgcagatttcctcgtggagactacaccaggagtctgtttttgatcttaaaactatctttattagaatcgacttataatatagtaacttaagcaagataaacaaaagttaacagtgttatgtgtatatatgtgtgtaaatataaatccaaaactattgagcttggggagaacaaggcttggagtcttgagatggtaaagtatgaaagttcagttcaaccacagaataggtgatgagagagatatatgtaatccagggtaaatgtcgagagaaggcaattatgtcgaattccacaggttccatggtggtaaaacaagagaacagtcactgtagatattatctgtcatccttccaaatccacatactaattatcacccaaagtgacttgtcacaaggcgtatcgtcttcaagtgaattaccacaccacacccaggcaagggttaacacatcggtGGTCTTCAcatgataccccaaatcagatccactcctatggatcaaacaaggtgacaaccacacattcggtGTAcgatgaatcgataattaacccatacTTGCGGGCATAGGaaaattccaaacagtgacccttggcacctatttcccttgtatcgatctttccatttttcctccttcatctccgtctgactctgagtgtctgtgtcctcagttaaaactgaacaagctgtgagtgatgtaaacaagctgcaagtcagactgattcaccttcttaatctctctctcttaaaatgacagtccacagcaaacaaaacctagggattcataacaactgactggtgtgcctgtagttggaatgactgagtgaatcctatcccacattctcagcaggtaaatggctcctctccagtgtgaactcgctgatgtctctgtagtgtggaagagtgagtgaatctcttcccacattctgagcaggtgaatggcctctctcaaGTGTGAGCTCGCTGATGTTCCAGCAATCTGGATGAGTtattgaatctcttcccacagactaagcagatgaacggcttctccccagtgtgaactcgctgatgttccagtaatctggatgactcagtgaatctcttcccacagactaagcagatgaacggcttctccccagtgtgaactgactggtgtctctgcagggagcgtgagtgactgaacctcttcccacattctgagcaggggaatggcttctctccagtgtgaactcgctgatgattctgcaggtcggatgagcgagtgaatctcttcccacattctgagcaggggaacggcatctccccagtgtgaactcgctggtgttccaGAAGGTGGGATGACAGAGTGAACCGTTTCCCACATTCTGTGCAATTGAACGGCTTTTCACCGGTGTGAACACTCTCATGTCTCAGTAGgtaggatgactgagtgaatcccttcccacattctgagcaggtgaacggcttctccccagtgtgagctcgctggtgTCTTTGTAGggcggatgactgagtgaatctcttcccacattctgagcagatgaatggcctctctccagtgtgaactcgctgatgactccgtaggttggatgactgagtgaatcccttcccacattctgagcaggtgaacggcttcaccccagtgtgaattcgctgatgactctgtaggtgggatgacacagtgaatctcttcccacagactgagcaggtgaatggcttctccccagtgtgaacacgctggtgactccgtaggtgggatgactgggtgaatcccttcccacagactgagcagttgaatggcttctcccccgtgtgaactcgctgatgtctctgtaggcgggatatcagagtgaatccttttccacagtctgagcaggtgaatggcctctccccagtgtgaactggcagatgactctgtagttgggatgactgagtgaatctcttcccgcattctgaacaggtgaacggtttctgcccagtgtgaactcgctgatgtctcagtaggctggataactcactgaatcctttcccacattctgagcaggtgaacggcttctccccagtgtgaactcgctgatgtctcagtaggctggataactcactgaatcctttcccacattctgagcaggtgaatggcttctccccagtgtgaactcgctgatgtctcagttGGCTGGATAaagcactgaatcctttcccacattctgagcaggtgaatggcttctccccagtgtgaactcgctgatgactctgtaggctggatgaccgagtgaatcccttcgcacagactgagcaggtgaatggcttctccccagagtgaactcgctgatgtaccagtaggttggataactcactgaatcctttcccacattctgagcaggtgaatggcttctccccagtgtgaactcgctgatgactctgtaggttggatgactgagtgaatcccttcgcacagactgagcaggtgaatggcttctccccagagtgaactcgctgatgtaccagtaggttggataactcactgaatcctttcccacattctgagcaggtgaatggcttctccccagtgtgaactcgctgatgtaccagtaggttggatgaccgagtgaatctcttcccacagactgagcaggtgaagcgcctctctccagtgtgaactcgctggggactccgtaggttggatgactgagtgaatctcttctcacattctgaacaggtgaacggcctctccccagtgtgaactcgctggggactccgtaggttggatgactgagtgaatcccttcccacagactgaacaggtgaatggcttctccctagtgtgaactcgctggtgagccataaggtcaaatgactgagtgaatcctttcccagaaattcagcagatcaccagcctctaccaggtgtggtgtgaactgactggtgtgtccacaggtccaactgaatcctttctcacacacagaacagatgaatggccttgcccagtgtgaacttgctgatgtaccttcaattgtgataactgagtgaatctattcccactgtctgagcaggtgaacagcctttctcctgtgtaagatGACTGGCTTGCTATTTGGTCAAATGATCAATtgaatccctctccacagtctgagcaggaaggatagtcgattgaatccctcgctccacttcttaaatatccagacagagacagcaaaactggcgttttCTGTTTGAGATCCCCGgcgacaaattccttctcgtttttaacctgtgaaaacatttacaaaatccatcaatgggtttaggacaacatttcagatgagattacttgagttgccatggTTTGACTTGGTATCACacggttacagtgaggttcaacccaagttggacagagaaatcatcttctgactgggcagagtgctggtatctggaatgaccatcaattccctgaagctcttcctgtctctataagaatggggcatttctgccgtctccaatctgtgaactggctcagtttgactctctccattggtattattccctgttcctgctgagctacatgggtgcctggccccacagtaactgaaacagtctcacgcaaattgtctttgtggatgtgcatctgggaattcttttatgtattattaacttaaagtgctacagctttaacaccatataaaaaaattcctgctgagatgactggttggtccgcacagctggtaaaaggggttagagtgaatttttgtaatatttcaagttcttgtagaaaagtacaacacagaaacaggtcctttgggccatctagtcttgtgctgaactatttaaattacccctcccacactcctacaatccaggtacctacacgaacttcctaaatgttgaaatcgagctcgcgtgcaccacttgtgctggctgctcattccaaacctagatgaccatctgtgtgcagaagcttcccctcatgttccccttaacatttcacctttcacccttaacccctggccactggttgaagtcctacccaatctcagtggagaaagccagcttgcatttacactatctatgcccctctaccacaatcaaatctcacctcaatcttctacattccaaagaataaagtcctgacctgttcaatctttccttataatccaAGTCCTCCAAACTTGACAACAGCCTTGTGAATTTTATCTGAAATCTTtgaatctcttttaaatctttcctgtcagtaggtgaccaaaacatcacacaatactccaaattaggcctcttttACAAGTCAACATAATATCCATCTATTGTCAGGATTTGGTTCACGAAAGCCAATGGGCTAAAATCTTTCTTTCCGtcactatctaactgtgataccactttcagtgaattaaggacttgtattcccaggtccctttcttctacaacactcctccgtgcccgaccagtcactgtgaaagacctcccttggtaggtcaaaccaaagtgcaacagctcacactggtctgaattaaattccattttccatttctcaaaccattttcccagggggtccagattgcactgcaagccatgatagtcttcctcgctgtccactacaccaccagtcttggtggtcataaatctgctaatccagttaaccacactatcatccagattactgatatagatgacaaaccacaacagatctagcactgatccctgtggcaaccactagtcacaggcctccagtcagagaggcaaccatctgctaccacactctggcttctgccaaagacagtgtctcatccaatttactatctcatctagaatgctgagtgactgaaccttcttgaccaacctcccatatgagactttgtcaagtgccttgctaacatccatgtagacaacatccactgccttgtcttcatccactatcctgataacttcctcgagagactctataagattggttagacatgacctatcctGCGCAAAGCCATGTTGCCTATTCTTAATcattccacatctatccaaatacttatatttccGGTTCCTGGTCATacgttccagtaactttcccaatattcactactagtcaccactccgtgggtttggagatttcccttgaatttcatagaatgatagaaatctatagcacattacagaccctttggcccacagtgctgtgccgactatgtaacttactctagaagctgcctggagtttccctagcgcatagtcctctatgtttctgagctccatgtaactatctaagagaGTGTGAAAagtccctgttgtatccgcctcgacaaccgctgctggcagtgcattcgacacatccaacactcactgtgtaaaaaacctacccctgacatcccctccgcatatatttccaagcaccttaaaactatgccccctcctgTTAGCCATGTTAACGCTGGGAAAAAATCCTCTGGCTCTCCACAcactcaatgcccctcatcatcttatacacctaaaaaaggctccaaacataaacaaagaaattttacattgctttgaggatttgttagaagtaaacaaaattatgagggtatagatagggtaaatgcaagcagctttttccactgaggttgggtgggacgacaaccagaggtcatgggtaagtggggaaggtgaaaatttaacggGAAGATTTGGAAAAGTTCTTtgctgaaatggtcgtgagagtgcagaatgagatgtcagcactagtggtgaatatgagctcgatttcaccattaagagaagtttgacaggtacctggatggtaggggtacggagggtgatgatcccggtgcaggtagttgcattagagagattaaatgtttttggcattgactagatgggccaaatagcttgtttctgtactgaacttctccatgtttctgtgacagagaagctggccaaacttgtttggaagggaaaaggtaggagtgacaatggagcagcaatggctggagtttctgggagcaattcgagagctgagtaatcgatacatcccaaagacgtggaagcattggaatgaCAGCAGGGCACAACCGTGGATTAAATGAGAaaccaaaaccaacataaaagcagaggagagggcaaacaaaagagcaaaagaccattaggaagcttttagaatCCAAAAGAAGACAACTAAAGGAAAGTCAGATGAGTTCAGGAGTGGAATTATTAAATGGTTGTCATTAATGAgttttggttgcacccaacagtccacggcatttagaggaacgagatatccagggcctcaatatctcttgaaaaccaagattccctgcactagttaccattcaacttttattttgtcagatacatacaaactctacacccttaaaatttcacttctgaagaactcccacttaccaagttctCCTTTGCTAAAAAacatcctgtcccaatccacacttgtcaaatccttgtaaatatcataaaaattggcctttctccaatttagaatctcaagagaggtccaggcctctgcttttctgtatttacttggaatctcatgatcagtagatacaaagtgttcccatacactaatttctgtcactcgccctagatcacttcccaatagcttattgcacacttctacatcaggaattttacatactgattaaggtagatttgataagctctaccccatctagtctttttacagcctaggattccagtcaataaatggaaagttaaaatcactcactttatcaacctttgtttcttggcatagtccgcaatctctctacagatttgttccttgaaatccctcagactgttgggcgcaagcaagtccaagtaatggctacaatatcataatttcatgtcctgaggtctgaatgacatctgtttgGTGTCAAAAATGAACCTTGCCCTCAATGTCactgaaacaaaggagctggctgcagactacaggagaaatggagacaggctgacccaggatctgcggttgagagggtgaacagctttaagttccctggcacacacaacaccgaggatctcacctggtctgtacatactggctgtgtggtgaaaaaggcacaacagcaccactttcaccgcaggcggttcaggaagtgtgggacggggccccaaatactaacaactttccacaggggcacaattgagagcatcctgactggctgcatcactgcctggtatgggtgctgtacttcactcagttgcaggaccctgcagagagtggtgcggacagcccagcgcatatgtagatgtgaacttctcactattcagcacattgacaaaaacaggtgtgtaaaaaggaccactgtgtaaaaaggatcattggggaccagagccaccccaaccacaaactgttccagctgctaccatctgggaaacggtagcACAGCCTGAAAGCCCGGATCAACAggcccagggacagcttcttccaccaggccctctgattgattaattcatgctgatacaattgtacttttatttatcctgactgtcctgttgtacatactatttattataaactattaaAAAATttaacattgcacatttagacagagacataacataaagatttctacaactcatgtatgaagaatgtaagtaataaagtcaattcgattcaattcaccctctccactctctgttctgtcattctggctccgatcctccctgcaactttagtttaaccacccaccccacaggggAGCACCAGCAAGCCTTGCCACTAGGATACTCATCCCTTTCTAGTTCTGTtccactaactaacaaatcccctatcacccctttgactttcctctgccaggtaattccccccaacagtttctaaagtgtccacctgttgttgtgtgggatagcaacaagagtactcggcgatggctatttaacattctccttcctgactctcacccagtttcctgtgtcctgcaccctgggTACAACTCACCTCTCTGCTCGTCATACCTATCACACCCTCTGACGCTTGGATGAtgcggaattcatccatttccagctccaactccttaaagtgcagctGGATATACGTGAggacgtcagggacactggaggtctccccgccttcccaccaatatcccctctaatttgtaatgaccagtgtgtgcaaaaaccttgtactgtacaatttttacccagtgacaacaacatgtgcaaactgaattttatatagagaggtttTCATTTCAACAGCGAGCAAAtcactgtcagtaagaactttaatctcctctggttgagtcttgatcgagttcatctgcactctcacacaacctatgtaacagGTTAATGAAGGATTTACTCGCCACAGCTTTTGCAAACCACCTATTTGTGAttttcttgctaaatgatgctttcaatttcagatttccaaatatcactccacttcttcccacttgaaaaTTCTACAGCAACAATACAGACGGTATTGTACATAAGTATTTCCCCTCAAGTCTCACCCAGGTGACTGACAGTGGAGAActcagtgatggtaatgccaAGGAATACTGCCTTTAAGGACAGTAG harbors:
- the LOC132389636 gene encoding zinc finger protein 729-like isoform X2, with amino-acid sequence MAHQRVHTREKPFTCSVCGKGFTQSSNLRSPQRVHTGERPFTCSECEKRFTQSSNLRSPQRVHTGERRFTCSVCGKRFTRSSNLLVHQRVHTGEKPFTCSECGKGFSELSNLLVHQRVHSGEKPFTCSVCAKGFTQSSNLQSHQRVHTGEKPFTCSECGKGFSELSNLLVHQRVHSGEKPFTCSVCAKGFTRSSSLQSHQRVHTGEKPFTCSECGKGFSALSSQLRHQRVHTGEKPFTCSECGKGFSELSSLLRHQRVHTGEKPFTCSECGKGFSELSSLLRHQRVHTGQKPFTCSECGKRFTQSSQLQSHLPVHTGERPFTCSDCGKGFTLISRLQRHQRVHTGEKPFNCSVCGKGFTQSSHLRSHQRVHTGEKPFTCSVCGKRFTVSSHLQSHQRIHTGVKPFTCSECGKGFTQSSNLRSHQRVHTGERPFICSECGKRFTQSSALQRHQRAHTGEKPFTCSECGKGFTQSSYLLRHESVHTGEKPFNCTECGKRFTLSSHLLEHQRVHTGEMPFPCSECGKRFTRSSDLQNHQRVHTGEKPFPCSECGKRFSHSRSLQRHQSVHTGEKPFTCSQCGKGFTQSSHLHSHKRVHTGEKPFTCSVCGKGFTQSSTLQSHQRVHTGERPFTCSECGKGFTRSSQLLAHQQVHTGEWPFTCSECGKGFTKSSSLLVHQRVHTGEKPFSCSVCGKRFIQSSYLQSHQRVHTGEKPFSCSVCGKRFTQSSHLQSHQRVHTGERPFTCSDCGKRFTQSSTLQSHQRVHTGERPFTCSECGKRVTDSSALQRHQRVHTGEKPFTCSECGKRFTDSSTLQKHQRVHTGEKPFTCSECGKRFTQLSNLQRHHRVHTGEKPFTCSVCGKRFTDPSTLLSHQRVHTGEKPFTCSECGKGFTRSSYLQSHQQVHTGEKPFTCTECGKKFTWSSTLQSHQRFHTGEKSFICSDCGKGFTDSSTLQRHQRVHTGEKPFTCSECGKGFTQSSHLLEHKLVHTGEKPFTCAECGKRFAHSSNLHSHQRVHTGEKPFTCSECGKRFTHSSTLQRHQRVHTGEKPFTCSECGKAFTQSSHLLEHKSVHSGEWPLL